A window from Montipora capricornis isolate CH-2021 chromosome 7, ASM3666992v2, whole genome shotgun sequence encodes these proteins:
- the LOC138056349 gene encoding holothin acyltransferase-like, with translation MALSAARGLASRSSISRLAFTNSRHGFYQTQRNRLLAVANVSYTSLSGTEQFKIRLIKTEKEFKSIIINAMVKEGWGPGLQDAECFMACDPTAGFVGELNGKPICCCTMAKYGDRYAFGGCYIVSDEFRGKGYGEKLYYACMASVKHFPSIALISGLKREEINKRNGFRSVFYGAFFVFNIPTAIGCFSRTLKRSHVKIKRIEEVNMQALFMYDTTVFGFERHAFLSKWLRMASSHARVAIDSEGSIVGYTVARPTFIKESYKIGPLFADSEAIAEKLLKAVFEELLREEVPPLVVCIDAPTEKATKLCERLQGKRSFELVYMVANDLPDACFDKWFGYTTVQFG, from the coding sequence ATGGCCCTTTCCGCAGCTCGTGGTTTGGCTTCTCGCTCCTCAATCAGTCGCTTAGCATTCACCAATTCTCGTCACGGATTTTATCAAACTCAAAGGAACAGACTGCTTGCTGTTGCTAACGTATCCTATACGAGCTTGTCTGGCACGGAGCAGTTCAAAATTCGCCTCATTAAGACAGAAAAGGAGTTCAAAAGTATCATCATAAATGCTATGGTGAAGGAAGGCTGGGGGCCGGGTTTGCAAGATGCTGAATGTTTCATGGCCTGTGATCCAACAGCGGGGTTTGTCGGCGAGTTGAACGGGAAACCTATTTGTTGTTGCACAATGGCAAAATATGGCGACAGGTATGCTTTCGGTGGTTGTTATATCGTGAGCGATGAATTCAGAGGAAAGGGATATGGCGAGAAGTTATATTACGCTTGTATGGCGAGTGTAAAGCATTTTCCCAGCATTGCATTAATTTCGGGTCTGAAGCGGGAGGAAATTAACAAACGCAATGGATTTCGTAGTGTTTTTTATGGAGCATTCTTCGTCTTTAACATTCCAACCGCCATAGGTTGCTTCTCTCGGACATTGAAAAGATCACACGTAAAAATCAAACGCATCGAGGAAGTGAATATGCAAGCGTTATTCATGTATGACACCACGGTGTTTGGCTTTGAACGACATGCGTTCTTGTCCAAATGGCTTCGCATGGCTAGCAGCCATGCACGTGTGGCCATCGATAGTGAAGGCTCTATCGTGGGTTATACGGTGGCTCGACCAACGTTTATCAAAGAGAGTTACAAGATTGGCCCGCTGTTTGCAGATTCAGAGGCAATTGCAGAGAAGTTGTTGAAAGCGGTGTTTGAAGAGCTACTTCGAGAAGAGGTCCCTCCTCTTGTGGTCTGCATTGACGCCCCTACAGAGAAGGCCACGAAACTCTGCGAAAGGCTTCAAGGAAAGAGGTCATTTGAGTTGGTGTACATGGTCGCGAATGATCTCCCTGACGCATGTTTTGATAAATGGTTCGGTTACACCACAGTTCAATTTGGTTAA